The proteins below are encoded in one region of Ricinus communis isolate WT05 ecotype wild-type chromosome 6, ASM1957865v1, whole genome shotgun sequence:
- the LOC125370254 gene encoding uncharacterized protein LOC125370254: MLVERQPRTLPSTIESNPREHVNTIILRSGEYVSGPSSISNNDTDAQVDSSREVEATKAKEPEKEEAKEIPLRENQRKIPYPAILKQAQVEQQLSKYLDIFKQLHINLPFIELILQIPRYVMFLKEILSNKRKFDDLACVTLNEECSTIFKNKLLEKRHDLGSFTIPCVIGNLFINDALADLGASINVMPCSLFVKLGLENTKPTRTSIQLVDRSVKYPRVL, encoded by the coding sequence ATGTTGGTTGAGAGGCAGCCAAGGACTCTGCCTAGCACTATAGAGTCCAACCCAAGGGAGCATGTGAACACAATCATATTGCGGTCAGGTGAGTATGTTTCTGGTCCTTCTTCTATTTCTAACAATGACACTGATGCGCAGGTAGATTCAAGTAGGGAAGTTGAAGCTACCAAGGCGAAGGAACCAgagaaggaagaggcaaaggaGATTCCATTGAGGGAAAACCAGCGTAAAATTCCATACCCTGCTATATTAAAGCAAGCGCAAGTCGAGCAGCAGCTTAGTAAatatttggatatttttaaACAACTGCATATAAACTTACCTTTTATTGAACTTATTTTGCAGATACCTAGGTATGTGAtgttcttaaaggagattcttagcaacaaaaggaagttTGATGACTTGGCGTGCGTGACGCTAAACGAGGAATGTTCGACAATTTTTAAGAACAAGTTACTAGAAAAGCGACATGatctagggagttttactattccttgtGTTATAGgtaacttatttattaatgatgctttagctgatttagggGCTAGTATTAATGTAATGCCATGCAGCCTGTTTGTAAAGTTGGGGTTGGAAAATACTAAACCCACTAGGACGAGTATACAGTTAGTTGATAGATCTGTTAAGTATCCTAGGGTATTGTAG